In Elephas maximus indicus isolate mEleMax1 chromosome 7, mEleMax1 primary haplotype, whole genome shotgun sequence, the following proteins share a genomic window:
- the LOC126080312 gene encoding olfactory receptor 8K3-like: MGKHNLTALNEFVLLGITDHPELQAPLFGLFLIIYMISVVGNLGIIILTMMDSRLQTPMYFFLRHLAITDLGYSTTVGPKMLANFVVDENTISYYFCATQLAFFILFINVELFILSAMSYDRYVAICNPLLYIVTVSRRECSVLVAILYLYCAFVSLLITIKIFSLSFCGYNVIRHFYCDPNPLLSLLCSNTHEIQLIIPILASIDVITSLFIVLISYLLVFVAIFRMNSAVGRHKAFSTCGSHLTAVIVFYGTLIFMYMQPKSSHSFDGDKVASIFYTLVIPMLNPLIYSLRNKDVKYALHKTRKKIWNIFSTV, translated from the coding sequence ATGGGCAAACACAATCTAACAGCGCTTAATGAATTTGTTCTGTTGGGAATCACAGACCACCCAGAGCTGCAGGCTCCGTTGTTCGGGCTattcctcatcatctacatgatctcagtggtgggcaacttgggcatcatcatcctcaccatgATGGACTCCAGGCTacaaactcccatgtacttttttctcagacacctggctatcactgatcttggttacTCAACAACTGTGGGACCAAAAATGCTGGcaaattttgttgtggatgaaaATACAATCTCCTATTACTTTTGTGCTACACAACTAGcattctttattttgttcataAATGTTGAACTTTTCATTTTGTCAGCAATGTCCtacgaccgctatgtggccatctgtaaccctctgctctacataGTCACCGTGTCACGAAGGGAGTGTTCAGTGCTGGTGGCAATCCTCTATCTTTATTGtgcatttgtttctcttcttatcaccataaagatttttagtttatccttctgtggctacaatgtcatcaggcatttctactgtgaccCGAACCCTTTgttatctttgctctgctcaaacaCACATGAAATTCAATTGATCATTCCCATCTTAGCATCTATTGATGTGATTACATCCCTTTTCATAGTGCTTATTTCCTACCTGCTTGTTTTTGTAGCCATTTTCAGGATGAACTCAGCTGTgggcaggcacaaggccttctccacctgtggatcccacctgacaGCAGTGAtagtgttctatgggactttaatctttatgtacATGCAGCCCAAGTCCAGTCATTCCTTTGATGGTGATAAAGTAGCTTCCATATTTTATACCCTGGttatccccatgttgaatcccttgatttaTAGCTTGAGGAACAAAGACGTAAAATATGCCCTACATAAGACACGGAAAAAAATATGGAACATCTTTTCTACAGTTTGA